The DNA window GAGAATGTGTTACAAGCGCATGCCATTGTTTGTATCAGGGATGCAAAAACCCTTAAAGTCATAGCAAGATAGGATATAAATATGTAATCGTATTGCTATATCAAAATTGTTTAgtcaaaaaagaaacaaagacTTCTTCTTTTCAAGTCACTCAAGATATTTGATGATTTTGATGCAGTTGTTGTCACATTCTCCGACCCAAAGATTTTCGTTTTCATCCAAGCTCAAAACAAACGGATCCTCCAAACCACACGTGATGTATCGTAAGAACTTTCCGTTTCTGTCGGTTACATGAACGCAGTTATTATCTCGATCTACGACCAAGATACGACAGTAACTGTCCGTTGCGATTCCGTGGGGATAGAACTCTTTGAAGCTACAAGACCGATTTCCTGCATAGCGAAAGCGAAATTCTCCAGactttttcattgaaatcacaGCGCATGCGTTCCAGTCAGAAACACATATGTCACCATTTCCGTTTTCACAAATATACATATTGTTTCGGCTGATAGAAAATAATGGTTTCCCAGTTTCATCAAATTGGAATTCTTGGTTTAATTTTCCTTTGGTGAAAAAACCCACTTTACTTTCTGTATAATCATTACGTCGCATACAGACCATCAACTCTCCGTCTGAATTGAACATAAGGCCATATGGAATCCAGCCAGCCATATCGACATACTTCTCAAATCCATTTTTCTTTACAAGATAAATACACTCGTTAACTTTGTGAGAAAATGCAATATGACCATCTTTACTCAAAGCTATATCCTTCTGACTGTTTCCAGACACAGCATTGAAGCATTGTAACGTAGAACCCGATTTGTCTAGCTGTCTAATCTTTTCATCATCTCCATAAATCCAAACCTTGTCATCAGACTCGCAGCGGATTCCTTTCAATTTTTTGCTATATGTGAACATAACTGAAATGAGTGCTGGATTCTCAACTAATACACGGGTCGATACCATTGAAACATCGCCCGTTTTGGTTATTGTAATATCTGGAAGAGAAGATTGAAAAGATGACCTGAGAGACACAATTTGCTCAATGATTGTCTCTTTCCTGGTGTCTGGGAATATCAGTGTTGGGGGGCTGACTTCTTTCCTGGATGGAACAAGTCGTAATTCCTCTACGTCTGACTTGTAATCGAGCATCTGAAAGGAGTTTTCTTCTTTAAGAATGTATTCATTTCTCTCGATGCATTGTTTCACTCTCTGATATGAAGATTGTATTTTCTCTACGTTGTCTTGCAAAATCTGCAGGTCTTGTTTGATCATGTCGGCAAGTTGATTTTCGATTTTTTCAATTGCATTATCAATGATTTTGTGCCAGACTTGTCCTAATTTCTCTAGAGAGCCATTTTCTTTATCGCAATGATCCTTGTATGATATAACCATCCTTTCCATATCTTTCACAATTTTTGAATACTCTCTCTCAAAGTGATATAACTCTTTTAAATCTTCTGTGACGGAGTTTCGagttattttacatatttcCTCCAAATCCACTGCCCCGTGTCTTTTGTGATTTCCGGTTAGACACCGTGAGCAGATTGGAACGTTACAGTCTTGGCAGTAGAGATCCTTCTCTTGTTTTGGATGATCCTCGCATTTCTGTACCTTATATTCCTGTTTCAGATGCTGGGAAGTGAATGGGACAATTTCATGCTTTGTTAATGTGTTTTTGTCATTGTGTTTGTTCCTACAGTTTCCACAAAGGTTAACGTGACAACTTTTGCAATAATGTTGTACAACATCTGTACAAAGATCGCATCGAACGACATCCTGGGCTGTATTCATGGCCTTATTATTCAGATAACCTAAAGTAAAATTGAGAATATTTCGAATCTagtttatcattatttaataaCTGTAAATTTAATGGTGAAAATGCACTTACCTTATCAAAAAATTTGTAAATGCTAAGCAGAGCATCACTTTACAGAGTCCAAACAATACCGTTTAAACAGCATATTTGATGTTTTcctgtttgaaatatttaaaataaaacttacccTGTATGTTCTTTTGTATGTTTGTTCCTTGATGAAACAGCATCCGTTTTAACAGCCTTTTCTAAGTATCTTAACATGCTCTGTAGATGCAAATACTTCCCTGTGCAGCGTGTTTTGACaaaaatacttataaaataCGAGAAAATTGACCTCTAATAAATCCCCATTTTgaacttttataatttcgaagcTATTCATGATTTGTCTTTAAGTGTTAATCCATGTGTCatcaaacacaaaatatttataatgacTTGATTCAAAGAAGTTCTTGTAGAAAACGGTTTTCAAAATCTTGGTCTATAAAATTCAGTGCAAATCGGAGTTATCCTTACAAGTCTGTTTTCAATCTAACTGATATGAATAAACCAAAGTGGCACGTAACAGTTTTTACATGCAATTGGTGAATGattacaatcaaaatattttggtttgCAATTCTCTGGGGTTTTTTACTTAGTTTTGTAAGAAATCGCAACTTAACCTCCTAGAATATAATCAATTGCACTGCAAAAAGCATTTTTCACGTCTttaaaagttgaatttgtcGCTCCAAATCACATGGAAGACATTGTTCTTTGGGGAAGATATTAACCCAGAACCCCTCATCTAATTAAACCTTCATTATTGATATTAATGAGGAGGCATTACATTCCTGGCaggaatatgaatattttttagtatttaaagaggttcgctccttaggttttgggtagccattttgggtcacctctagtctgaaaattctgcatATTAATTCTAGTAGTATATCTACATTTTACACAGCCAAATaaactttattgaataaaattgttcaaaaaaatacatttttacagagtttcgaaagggactatattttgtggcggaaggttttcaagaaggtAATGAACAATTCTCATAAACCACTAGTTTAAGAGTACTGTTACTGTATCTTCCCAATTTTCAGCGCAGACCAAACttctagatagtttgtgtattacgatatattcGTTTTGatctaaaaacatatttaagcaatattttgagatttatattgatatattttggcatattttgCTTATGTATcatagaagttaagaaaaaaataactccaattttggcctaaaattagcttatttcatgctatatctcAATTTTTTAGATGTGACCCcaacttgttttacttttagatgagacattaaatgtatttctttttgtatgcaaagttttggaaagatgacatttctatatttgttttatttgcgttataatttgatttcttcaaaattttgtaacatctgtTGTTGTGTTCATGATGTACTGGCCTTTTAAGCCACCAGTAAAGCAaggatttttaaactttgacttagattttacttttatagtcaggTGTTCAACTTAatattgtattaaaatcataactaaataatagttcaaactataaaaatttgtttgatttcttcaaatcatcaattaccatgtcaaattttagcaaaaaattcagaaaaactattttttttttgtttggggccctatatttccaaaaaatgccatgtgacatgggtcacaaataaattaaatgaacattttaggtgcccatctttatatccaagaggttttcggatgattgacattactattatttcaggtGCCATCATCCTtaagatatgatatttttattacgTAATCGAGTTGGGCTTTATCATTGACAGCATAAGGTAAATTTTACAAGTCAGCAAACACAT is part of the Crassostrea angulata isolate pt1a10 chromosome 3, ASM2561291v2, whole genome shotgun sequence genome and encodes:
- the LOC128178495 gene encoding E3 ubiquitin-protein ligase TRIM36-like isoform X1, producing MLFHQGTNIQKNIQGYLNNKAMNTAQDVVRCDLCTDVVQHYCKSCHVNLCGNCRNKHNDKNTLTKHEIVPFTSQHLKQEYKVQKCEDHPKQEKDLYCQDCNVPICSRCLTGNHKRHGAVDLEEICKITRNSVTEDLKELYHFEREYSKIVKDMERMVISYKDHCDKENGSLEKLGQVWHKIIDNAIEKIENQLADMIKQDLQILQDNVEKIQSSYQRVKQCIERNEYILKEENSFQMLDYKSDVEELRLVPSRKEVSPPTLIFPDTRKETIIEQIVSLRSSFQSSLPDITITKTGDVSMVSTRVLVENPALISVMFTYSKKLKGIRCESDDKVWIYGDDEKIRQLDKSGSTLQCFNAVSGNSQKDIALSKDGHIAFSHKVNECIYLVKKNGFEKYVDMAGWIPYGLMFNSDGELMVCMRRNDYTESKVGFFTKGKLNQEFQFDETGKPLFSISRNNMYICENGNGDICVSDWNACAVISMKKSGEFRFRYAGNRSCSFKEFYPHGIATDSYCRILVVDRDNNCVHVTDRNGKFLRYITCGLEDPFVLSLDENENLWVGECDNNCIKIIKYLE
- the LOC128178495 gene encoding E3 ubiquitin-protein ligase TRIM36-like isoform X2, producing the protein MNTAQDVVRCDLCTDVVQHYCKSCHVNLCGNCRNKHNDKNTLTKHEIVPFTSQHLKQEYKVQKCEDHPKQEKDLYCQDCNVPICSRCLTGNHKRHGAVDLEEICKITRNSVTEDLKELYHFEREYSKIVKDMERMVISYKDHCDKENGSLEKLGQVWHKIIDNAIEKIENQLADMIKQDLQILQDNVEKIQSSYQRVKQCIERNEYILKEENSFQMLDYKSDVEELRLVPSRKEVSPPTLIFPDTRKETIIEQIVSLRSSFQSSLPDITITKTGDVSMVSTRVLVENPALISVMFTYSKKLKGIRCESDDKVWIYGDDEKIRQLDKSGSTLQCFNAVSGNSQKDIALSKDGHIAFSHKVNECIYLVKKNGFEKYVDMAGWIPYGLMFNSDGELMVCMRRNDYTESKVGFFTKGKLNQEFQFDETGKPLFSISRNNMYICENGNGDICVSDWNACAVISMKKSGEFRFRYAGNRSCSFKEFYPHGIATDSYCRILVVDRDNNCVHVTDRNGKFLRYITCGLEDPFVLSLDENENLWVGECDNNCIKIIKYLE